The DNA sequence GCATGCAGAAAAACATTGCTATTGTTATATGTGAATCTTGTGTTGAAATTTTGTATCATTGGATTTATTTGAAAAAACTAATGTTGACTATTGCCAGATATAGTGTTATGTGTTTAGTCTATGACAAGAACAATGCCAATGGTTTTCTTTACTCATTGAATTATCATTTTTATTGCAGGATAACTAGGAAGGAAGCTTGATGTTTTGGGATCATTTTTCTCTAGAGGTATGAACTCttaaaattgtaaattaaaaaaaaattgtgtctcAGGGTGTATGTCTTTcagtttatttgattttttttttgttgaaaacaaaatcaattttTACTTAGTTGAATAAATGTTTAAAAATAATAAGGATTAAAAAAGAAAGTTTCATTCTTTCAGAAGCTGAAAATAGAAACTTCAAACAAGAATTGGTTTTTTATTCTTTCAATTATATAGAAGAGTTTATTTGTAGAATCTGTGTGTTATAGAAACCAATGAATGCACACCTTATGTATATATTTATGCTATCATTCATTTTTATCTCAACGCCTTATATATTTGCTTTTCTACTCATTCTGAGTcactttaattttgttatttcagCTTGCAAATCAGGAAAAATTGCTGGCAAAAAATTTTGGTCTATACCAAATTTCCCAATTTTGATAGAATTGAATTTAGTCATGGTTTTTCAATCAAATCATGGTActttgtaattattatttattttgatttctaaTATTAAAAAATGTGCTAATTCCATTTTTTAAAGCCATCTAGAGAAGAAAATTATTTACTCTATTAAGATGGGTCAATTAGATTGTATGTTATCATTCTTCCAAAGTCCTGTGATAATTCAATTAGATTGTATGTTACATTTGATTTGCTTTGAACAATGATGGATGATAAGTGCTCATATTATGCTTTGAAACACCACGCATTGTTGTTGCAAATGACCGCCAACCAACGCTTAAATATGCATATTTTTGGACTGTTTAATTATCAGATTATACTGATATTAGTGTATTAATAGGTATTAGTGTAcctattaatctattttttataaattaaaaatagataagaataataataaatttgagaTCAGTCAAGATAGTAAGTAACTAAATATGTTTCGTTAACattaaaaggtttaatttttggagctaataaaataattttttatatactttgATTATCTGATATTTTATCTTCCATCTAAAaggatttttttccctttttgacATATTatctaaaaagatgaaaaataaaagtttggtgttttctaaaCATATCGTGTGTTTACTTGTAACTGTAATAATTGTTatcaacaatcaacataaattaacTCAAATATAAAGCTAGAATATTATAAGGGATAATgtatcaacaataaaggaaaaaCTTGATATGTGCTAGCCAAGTGTTATATTTTGAAATAGTAAAACATAGTttggaataatatatatatttccaTGTCTCACTATATTTTCCTATCCCTTAAAATTAAATGTCCAAAAAACTGTCATGACTTaattaaaagtgaaagtaaaggaATACATATGCTAATTAATTGGAACAACTCATGCTAGTAATTAACTTTATagtaagaaattaaagaaccacAGAACTCATTGGTCAAAGTCAATTGCCTCATATTGGTGACAAACTTCTGTCCATGACCTCAATAAGCTTGTTGGCTATGGCACTAGCATATACCGATGAACCTTCACATATCTGAAAAAATAAAAGtgagagaaaaagaaattaaaatcacACATAATTTGCCATATATAAAATCATATTGCTATATTATCATTAGCCAAAAAAAAATGACATTAACTTCTGAACTTTTGATTCATGTCTACTTTACATTCCAATTCTTAAGATGCAAagtttgatattttaaatttgtcaattagtgcaaaaaatatatatgttctgttaaaattttcaaaattattattctCTTATTAAGGGATGATTTTGTCAATAAAACACATCatgcaaattctaattatatatagCTAATTATGCATATAAAGTGTGATTTTCTTATGTACAGTTGATAGAAAAAAACACatacatgtatatatatttttatatacacagTGGCAtattacaatattattaattaaaattaaaatcaaactcaATGATAAATTTGCATACCTTGCTATTGAAGAGAAAGCTGCAGAAATCACCAATGTGGCCACCACCAACATGTTGAAGATCAAGTTTAAGTTCATCAAGAACCTTTGAAGCATAAACTAATATGCAATTATTGTCATTGACCCTCTTCCTTTGAACAATCTTTATTGTTACCTCATTGTCAATGATTCTCACATCAACCTcactttcttttgattttctttgTATCCAAGAACTCCTTGTTAGGCTCTCACTATATGATGATGAATTATtctcatcatcttctttttcttcttcttcatcttcaattttgagcttcttcttcacccTTTGTTTTTCATACCTCTTTTTCTCCACCAATGATTTGAGTTCATTCACTGTTCTTAGAAGCTCTTTGATGTAGTCAATAGCATCTCCTACCACTGATGCTCTATCATTCTTATTCATTTCATTCATTGGTTCcaccaaataaataaaaaaagtaattaattaaggtCCACAATTTATGCttatacatataaaaattaattaactttgttatattatatactatataATGTTCTATACTaccaataaattatattattatatatcatgTATATGTTTAACTTTTGAGACATTTCATGtaaataattaacaattaatatataaaatgttCACTCTAAAATCTTAATGTTTATATATGCACAAATTGAATCTATTTGCTCATTTGAAAATTTCATGATTCATTCTCATGATTGGAGAAGGATATTCAATTTATGCACACTAATCAATCAATTATAAAATATTCTATATATTGATGACAAGTACAttaactaaataaacaaagttattTATGGATATgcaaattaattaagaaaatttgataatattaaatgtATGAATTATAGTTTTACCTTGGTGGAGCTTGGTATGAGTTCTTTCAAAGCATCAAATTTGCCACCCAAATCCACTCTCCTTTGTCTCTCAGTGTTAGT is a window from the Arachis hypogaea cultivar Tifrunner chromosome 1, arahy.Tifrunner.gnm2.J5K5, whole genome shotgun sequence genome containing:
- the LOC112802446 gene encoding transcription factor bHLH10 encodes the protein MRELFHHHGYYNMVPTTTTTTSRSDFLFGLGENNNNNNNNNDIIVELENGGYGRDVLENGVLEEFTNHHQEVANKKRGGKRSINNNNKQFSSTNTERQRRVDLGGKFDALKELIPSSTKNDRASVVGDAIDYIKELLRTVNELKSLVEKKRYEKQRVKKKLKIEDEEEEKEDDENNSSSYSESLTRSSWIQRKSKESEVDVRIIDNEVTIKIVQRKRVNDNNCILVYASKVLDELKLDLQHVGGGHIGDFCSFLFNSKICEGSSVYASAIANKLIEVMDRSLSPI